The nucleotide sequence GTCGCTGCCGATGATACCTTCGGCCCGGCTGACAACCACTGTATCGAAAGGCAGGGCGTCGGCAAGCCCCTTGGTCTTCAATATTTCCGGCAGGGCGGCGGTGAGTGCCTCGGCCTCCTGCCGGATCGCCTGCCAGCGCGCCTCGTCGTCATCGCCGCGGCACAGCCAGCAGAGCACCAGCATGTTTTCGCACAGCCGCCACAATCCCTTCTGCCGGCCGCTCAGCCATTCGGCGCTGGGCGCCTGCCGGCAGCGCGCCTGCAGCGCCGCCGCCAGCTTCTCCAGGGACGCCTCCTCCCGCGTCGGCACAGCGAAGCGCAGGGCGAGCAGGCAGCCCCTGGCTTCCCCGGCTCTGAGCTGCCGGCGCGCCACCACGCTGTCGTCCAGGGCGCGGGCGGTAGCAAAGGCATAATAGCGGGCCAGCGAATAGTAGACGAAGCCGAACATCACCGGCCCGGTGAGGTTGATGTAGAGATTGGCCAGGTTGATCGCCGCGTAGGCGACGCCGATCAGCAGGAACTGGGACAGGCCGTAGAAGCGGTCGAGCCTGCTGCTGGCGCCGTGGCGGTAAAAGGCCCAGGCCGTCGCCCAGAGGATGGCCAGGGTCACCAGCAGATAGGGGAGGCGTGCCTGCGGCACCCGCAGCCAGTCCCCCCGCCGCAGGTTGTCGATGGCCGTAGCGAGAATTTCGACGCCCGGGAACTGCCGGCTCACCGCCGTCGCCTTGATGTCGAAGAGGCTGGGAGCGGTGGAGCCGATGATGACGATCTTGCCGGCGAATTCATCGGCCGGCCGCGCCGGCCGCTCCTTCTGCAGGTCGGCGAAGAGGTCGGCGAAGCTGACGTATGGGTAGCTGAAGGGCTCGCCGCGCCAGTTGATGAGCATGGCGTCCGGCCCTTCGATCTGCGGCCGCTCCGCCCGCACCACGGCCAGCGGCAGGGACGGCAGCTCGAAGCCGCTTTCATGCCGCCGCAGCGTGTAGGCGCGGACGATGCCGTCCGCATCCGGCCAGATGTTGTTGAACCCCATCCGCCCCGAGACCTGCACCGCGGCAAAGTGCGGCAGGACCATGGCGATGGTGGCATCGGCGCTCGCTTCGCTGCCTATCCGGCGCACCCCGGGCACCTGCGCCACCCGGAGCGCGCTCTGGCCGTCGTGGGCCGGGTCGAGGCGCACCAGCGGGAACCAGGTGTTCTGCGTTTGGGCGACCACCGCGTCAAAATAGCTGTCGGAGTCGGGATTGAACAGGTCCGCATCGCTGAACAGGATGTCGAAGACGATGGCCCTGGGCTGCTGCGCTTCGATCTTTTCGACGAATTCGGCCAGCACCTGCCGGGGCCAGGGCCAGCGTCCGTAGTCGGGGGCCATGGCCGCCAGCGACTTCTCGTCGATGTCGACGATGACGATGTCGGCGGCCGGTTTGGCGACGTGCAGGCGGTTGCGGACCATCAGGTCGAAGGCCTTCTGCCGCATGCCGACTATGT is from Desulfuromonadales bacterium and encodes:
- a CDS encoding CHASE2 domain-containing protein; amino-acid sequence: MARLLSRFRRATILAGDRLGVRLQRNFYLYVATLFTLLALVDAVSFNYIVGMRQKAFDLMVRNRLHVAKPAADIVIVDIDEKSLAAMAPDYGRWPWPRQVLAEFVEKIEAQQPRAIVFDILFSDADLFNPDSDSYFDAVVAQTQNTWFPLVRLDPAHDGQSALRVAQVPGVRRIGSEASADATIAMVLPHFAAVQVSGRMGFNNIWPDADGIVRAYTLRRHESGFELPSLPLAVVRAERPQIEGPDAMLINWRGEPFSYPYVSFADLFADLQKERPARPADEFAGKIVIIGSTAPSLFDIKATAVSRQFPGVEILATAIDNLRRGDWLRVPQARLPYLLVTLAILWATAWAFYRHGASSRLDRFYGLSQFLLIGVAYAAINLANLYINLTGPVMFGFVYYSLARYYAFATARALDDSVVARRQLRAGEARGCLLALRFAVPTREEASLEKLAAALQARCRQAPSAEWLSGRQKGLWRLCENMLVLCWLCRGDDDEARWQAIRQEAEALTAALPEILKTKGLADALPFDTVVVSRAEGIIGSDDSRDWRALLGKALQQHEGVRS